Proteins found in one Planococcus citri chromosome 2, ihPlaCitr1.1, whole genome shotgun sequence genomic segment:
- the LOC135836024 gene encoding valacyclovir hydrolase has protein sequence MSLKKFPSILNIRKPSSLASDIFKRKYVEDIPRPIEGRYAVRGMGLNCLRTGSGHSIFCLPGSLGTIWTDFEPQISGFNLNKYSLNVWDPPGYGKSRPPERTFPLNFYERDADWAAELIKKFEIQPCSLLGWSDGGITAIILAAKYPELVKKLVIWGANAYLTDLDIQRYKSIEDISKWSPSMRNALTNIYGEELLQYLMTSWVNAMVAIRDYRKGNICQDFVGNVKAETLILHGEKDPLVPRFHVEYLFERMGITSLHFFPEGKHNIHIKYAKEFNEIVQKFLFGL, from the exons atgtcattaaaaaagTTTCCTTCTATACTGAACATTCGGAAACCGTCGTCGTTGGCCTCTGATATTTTCAAGCGAAAATATGTAGAAGATATTCCCAGACCTATA GAAGGTAGATATGCGGTGAGAGGTATGGGCTTGAATTGCTTAAGAACTGGTTCCGGCCATAGTATATTTTGTCTTCCCGGATCTCTTG GTACAATATGGACGGATTTTGAACCTCAGATATCCGGTTTCAATCTCAATAAATATTCTTTGAACGTTTGGGACCCTCCAGGATACGGTAAAAGCCGTCCACCAGAACGTACTTTTCCCTTAAATTTTTACGAACGCGATGCGGACTGGGCTGCTGAACTTATAAAG aaatttgaaattcaacctTGTTCTCTCCTTGGATGGAGTGATGGAGGAATAACTGCTATCATCTTAGCCGCCAAGTATCCagaattggtgaaaaaattggtcatttggGGAGCAAATGCTTATTTAACGGATTTAGACATACAACGATACAAAA GTATTGAAGACATATCTAAGTGGTCTCCATCAATGAGGAATGCATTAACAAATATATACGGTGAAGAACTTTTGCAATATTTGATGACTTCATGGGTGAACGCTATGGTTGCCATTAGAGATTATCGTAAAGGAAATATTTGTCAGGACTTCGTTGGGAATGTTAAAGCAGAGACTTTGATATTACACGGTGAAAAAGATCCATTGGTGCCTCGTTTTCACGTCGAATATCTTTTTGAGAGAATGGGCATTACATC attgCACTTTTTTCCAGAAGGAAAGCACAATATTCATATAAAGTATGCGAAGGAATTtaatgaaattgttcaaaagtttctgTTCGGTTTGTAA